Proteins found in one Plectropomus leopardus isolate mb chromosome 9, YSFRI_Pleo_2.0, whole genome shotgun sequence genomic segment:
- the csf1ra gene encoding macrophage colony-stimulating factor 1 receptor, producing the protein MQPYFALLLWIMPSAASVEWRRPVIKFNSKMLGSSEVVVRPGTPLDLRCEGDGPVNWQTRLPKHRRYVSRGNGNVRTLRVDRPSAEFTGTYKCYYTAAGSQQLTSSVHVFVKDPNRVFWTSSTSLRVVKKEGEDYLLPCLLTDPAATDLGLRMDNGTSVPSGMNFTVYRHRGILIHRLHPSFNADYVCTAKVNGGEKTSKAFSINVIQKLRFPPYVLLETEEYVRIVGEELKIRCTTHNPNFNYNVTWKYTTKSKPVIEERVRSSGENRLDIQSILTIPAVDLADTGNISCTGTNEAGLNSSTTYLLVVDKAYIRLQPQLSPKLAHKGLSVEVNEGEDLELTVLIEAYPHITEHKWHTPTSPNTSTQEHKLIRYNNRYHATLQLKRMNAQEQGQYTFYARNNLANASITFQVQMYQRPIAVVRWENITTLTCTSFGYPAPRIIWYQCFGIRPTCNENTSGLQMAIPLQAPTVEVQREGYGAVEVESVLTVGPSSRRMTVECVAFNLVGVSRDTFAMEVSDKLFTSTLTGAAGILTILLVLLVFLLYKYKQKPRYEIRWQIIEARDGNNYTFVDPTQLPYNEKWEFPRDKLKLGKILGAGAFGKVVQATAYGLGEEDNVLRVAVKMLKASAHSDEREALMSELKILSHLGHHKNIVNLLGACTHGGPVLVITEYCSLGDLLNFLRQKAETFENFIMNVPDIMEESNDYKNICSQKKFIRSDSGISSTSSSSYLEMRPSQLPNTESSPDSVSEETGDWPLDIDDLLRFSFHVAQGLDFLAAKNCIHRDVAARNVLLTDRRVAKICDFGLARDIMNDSNYVVKGNARLPVKWMAPESIFDCIYTVQSDVWSYGILLWEIFSLGKSPYPSVAVDSRFYKMVKRGYQMCQPSFAPAEIYEIMKMCWNLEPTERPMFSKISQMIQRLLGDQPEQEQLIYQNVQQQVTEGEVCDEPKCCDGPCDQSCDHEEEEQPLMKTNNYQFC; encoded by the exons CTTCGCTCTGCTGCTGTGGATTATGCCCTCTGCTGCTTCAG TGGAATGGAGGCGTCCGGTGATCAAGTTCAACTCTAAGATGTTGGGGAGTTCGGAGGTGGTGGTCAGACCCGGGACCCCTCTGGATCTGAGATGTGAGGGTGACGGGCCTGTAAACTGGCAAACGAGGCTACCTAAACACAGACGCTACGTGTCAAGGGGCAACGGGAACGTCCGCACTTTGAGGGTGGACCGTCCCTCTGCAGAATTCACTGGAACATACAAATGTTATTACACTGCTGCTGGGTCACAGCAACTGACCTCCTCGGTGCACGTGTTTGTAAAAG ATCCAAACCGTGTGTTCTGGACCAGCAGTACATCTCTGCGGGTGGTGAAGAAGGAGGGTGAGGACTACCTGCTGCCCTGCCTGCTGACAGACCCAGCAGCCACAGACCTGGGCCTCCGCATGGACAATGGCACCTCTGTGCCGTCGGGGATGAACTTCACAGTTTACAGGCACCGCGGTATTCTTATCCACAGACTTCACCCCAGCTTCAACGCCGACTATGTCTGCACAGCGAAGGTCAATGGAGGGGAGAAGACCTCCAAAGCCTTTTCCATCAATGTCATTCAGA AGCTCCGTTTCCCTCCATACGTCCTCTTGGAGACAGAGGAATATGTGCGCATTGTTGGGGAAGAACTCAAGATTCGCTGCACAACACACAACCCCAACTTCAACTATAATGTCACATGGAAATACACCACCAAGTCG AAACCAGTGATAGAGGAGAGGGTCCGCTCCAGTGGAGAAAATCGCCTGGACATTCAGAGCATACTGACCATCCCTGCTGTGGATCTTGCAGACACAGGAAACATTTCCTGCACTGGCACTAATGAAGCCGGGTTGAACAGTTCAACAACATACCTGCTGGTTGTGG ACAAGGCCTACATCAGGCTGCAGCCGCAACTGTCCCCTAAACTGGCCCACAAGGGTCTTTCAGTGGAGGTGAACGAGGGAGAAGACCTGGAGCTCACTGTGCTCATCGAGGCGTACCCTCACATTACAGAGCACAAATGGCACACCCCGACATCTCCCAACACGTCCACACAGGAGCACAAGCTCATCAGATACAACAACAG ataccATGCCACCCTTCAGCTGAAGAGAATGAATGCACAGGAACAGGGGCAATACACTTTCTATGCCAGAAACAATTTGGCCAATGCATCCATCACATTCCAAGTCCAAATGTATC AGAGACCCATTGCTGTGGTGAGATGGGAAAACATAACTACACTCACTTGCACCTCATTTGGCTATCCTGCTCCCAGAATCATCTGGTACCAGTGTTTCGGGATACGGCCAAC GTGTAATGAAAACACCTCAGGGCTGCAGATGGCCATCCCTCTGCAGGCTCCCACTGTGGAGGTCCAGAGGGAGGGATACGGGGCTGTGGAGGTGGAAAGTGTCCTCACTGTGGGGCCGTCCAGCCGGAGGATGACAGTTGAGTGTGTGGCCTTCAACCTTGTCGGCGTCAGCCGTGACACTTTTGCCATGGAGGTTTCTG ACAAACTCTTTACTTCCACCTTGACTGGAGCAGCAGGCATCCTGACCATCCTGCTTGTGCTACTGGTTTTTCTGCTATACAAATATAAGCAG AAACCCAGATACGAGATCCGCTGGCAGATCATTGAGGCAAGAGATGGCAACAACTACACCTTTGTTGACCCCACTCAACTGCCTTACAATGAGAAGTGGGAGTTTCCGAGAGACAAGTTGAAGCTAG GGAAGATCTTGGGTGCAGGAGCTTTTGGAAAGGTCGTTCAGGCCACAGCCTATGGTCTTGGAGAGGAGGACAATGTGCTGCGTGtggcagtgaaaatgttaaaag ccaGTGCCCACTCAGATGAGAGGGAAGCTCTGATGTCTGAGCTGAAGATCCTGAGCCACCTCGGACACCACAAGAACATCGTCAATCTACTGGGAGCGTGCACCCACGGAG GACCAGTGCTTGTGATCACAGAGTACTGCAGCCTTGGCGACCTCCTGAACTTTCTTCGCCAGAAGGCAGAGACGTTTGAGAACTTTATTATGAATGTTCCCGACATTATGGAGGAATCTAATGACTACAAGAACATCTGCAGCCAGAAAAAGTTCATTAGGAG CGACAGCGGGATCTCCAGTACATCCTCAAGCAGCTACTTAGAGATGAGACCCAGCCAGCTGCCAAATACCGAATCATCTCCAG ACTCTGTGAGTGAGGAGACTGGTGACTGGCCGCTGGACATTGATGACTTGCTGAGATTTTCCTTCCATGTGGCTCAGGGCCTTGATTTTCTGGCTGCCAAGAAC TGTATTCACAGAGACGTGGCTGCGAGGAATGTCCTCTTGACTGACCGCAGAGTGGCCAAGATTTGCGACTTTGGCCTGGCACGTGACATCATGAACGACTCCAACTATGTGGTGAAGGGCAAT gCCCGTTTGCCAGTGAAGTGGATGGCTCCTGAGAGCATCTTTGACTGCATTTACACCGTCCAGAGTGACGTCTGGTCCTACGGCATCCTCTTGTGGGAGATCTTCTCTTTAG GCAAGAGCCCGTACCCCAGTGTGGCAGTGGACTCCAGGTTCTACAAGATGGTGAAGCGTGGCTACCAGATGTGTCAGCCGAGCTTTGCCCCAGCTGAGAT TTACGAGATCATGAAGATGTGCTGGAATCTGGAGCCTACAGAGCGTCCCATGTTTAGCAAGATCAGTCAGATGATACAGAGACTACTTGGGGACCAACCTGAGCAGGAACAG TTAATCTACCAGAATGTGCAGCAGCAGGTCACGGAGGGTGAAGTGTGTGACGAGCCCAAGTGCTGCGACGGCCCCTGTGACCAGTCTTGTGACcacgaggaagaggagcagcCTCTTATGAAGACCAACAACTATCAGTTTTGTTAA